A DNA window from Streptomyces canus contains the following coding sequences:
- a CDS encoding DNA polymerase III subunit delta', whose translation MTVWDDLVGQERVSEQLAAAARDADAQVTAATTGTPPPEASKMTHAWLFTGPPGAGRNQAARAFAAALQCVSPDRALGGIPGCGFCDGCHTALIGTHADVTSVAAVGTQILADDMRDTVRKSFTSPATGRWQIILVEDAERLNEKSANAVLKAVEEPAPRTVWLLCAPSIEDVLPTIRSRCRHLNLSTPSVEAVADMLVRREGVEPAAAMAAARATQGHVDRARRLATDPAARERRAAVLKLPLRVDDVGGCLRAAQELVDAAADDAKQLAEEMDGKETEELKAAMGASQGGRMPRGTAGVMKDLEDRQKRRRTRTQRDSLDLALTDLTAFYRDVLALQLGSRVAIANADAEDALERLARGSSPETTLRRIEAIGACREALDRNVAPLLAVEAMTMALRAG comes from the coding sequence ATGACCGTATGGGACGACCTGGTCGGCCAGGAGAGAGTGAGCGAGCAGCTCGCGGCCGCTGCTCGGGACGCCGACGCCCAGGTCACCGCGGCCACCACCGGCACCCCGCCGCCCGAGGCGTCGAAGATGACGCATGCCTGGCTGTTCACGGGACCGCCCGGAGCGGGCCGGAACCAGGCGGCGAGGGCCTTCGCGGCCGCGCTGCAGTGCGTCAGCCCGGACCGGGCTCTCGGGGGAATCCCCGGCTGCGGGTTCTGCGACGGGTGTCATACGGCACTCATCGGCACCCACGCCGACGTCACCTCCGTGGCCGCCGTCGGCACCCAGATCCTCGCCGACGACATGCGGGACACCGTCAGGAAGTCTTTCACCTCGCCGGCGACCGGCCGCTGGCAGATCATCCTGGTCGAGGACGCCGAGCGGCTGAACGAGAAGTCGGCCAACGCGGTCCTCAAGGCCGTGGAGGAGCCCGCCCCCCGTACCGTCTGGCTGCTGTGCGCGCCGTCCATCGAGGACGTCCTGCCGACGATCCGCTCCCGCTGCCGCCACCTGAACCTGAGCACCCCCTCCGTGGAGGCCGTCGCCGACATGCTCGTGCGCCGGGAAGGCGTCGAGCCCGCCGCCGCCATGGCCGCCGCCCGCGCCACCCAGGGCCATGTCGACCGGGCCCGCCGCCTCGCCACCGACCCGGCCGCCCGTGAGCGCCGAGCCGCTGTACTGAAGCTGCCCCTGCGCGTCGACGACGTCGGCGGCTGCCTCAGGGCGGCGCAGGAACTCGTCGACGCGGCGGCCGACGACGCCAAGCAGCTCGCCGAGGAGATGGACGGCAAGGAGACCGAGGAGCTGAAGGCGGCGATGGGTGCCTCCCAGGGTGGCCGGATGCCCCGCGGCACGGCGGGCGTGATGAAGGACCTGGAGGACAGACAGAAGCGCCGCCGCACCCGCACCCAGCGCGACAGCCTCGACCTGGCCCTGACCGACCTCACCGCCTTCTACCGCGATGTCCTCGCCCTCCAGCTCGGCTCACGGGTGGCGATCGCCAACGCGGACGCCGAGGACGCCCTTGAGCGGCTCGCCCGCGGCAGCTCCCCGGAGACCACGCTCCGCCGTATCGAGGCGATCGGCGCCTGCCGTGAGGCTCTCGACCGCAATGTGGCCCCGCTGCTCGCGGTGGAGGCGATGACGATGGCGCTCAGAGCGGGCTGA
- a CDS encoding alpha/beta hydrolase, producing MHIRRNPRHTNRKLPVRKARTARTCGALLAVAALLTSACSAGASTNAATSAADVALAALPRSTPAALTPYYGQKAPWHSCGVPGFECATLKVPLDYDRSADGDVRLAVTRKKATGPGKRLGSLFVNPGGPGGSAIGYLQAYAGIGYPAEVRARYDMVAVDPRGVAGSEPVECLDGPDMDTYAQTDVTPDDARETTELVDAYKKFAEGCGAHSAKLLRHVSTVETARDMDIVRAALGDAKLNYVGASYGTFLGATYAGLFPGRSGRLVLDGAMDPSLPASRLNLDQTVGFETAFQSFAKDCVQQADCPLGTKTTTTAQAGRHLRTFFTKLDAHPIPTGDADRRSLGEALATTGVIAAMYDESSWAQLREALGSAMKENDGAGLLVLADSYYARGADGRYSNLMSANAAVNCLDLPPAYDSPEAVEKAVPTFEKASPVFGEGLAWASLNCAYWPVGPTGEPHRIKAEGAAPIVVVGTTRDPATPYRWARALAAQLSSARLLTYEGDGHTAYGRGSTCIDSAIDAYLLRGTPPVDGKRCS from the coding sequence ATGCATATCAGGCGAAATCCCCGCCACACCAACAGGAAGCTTCCCGTTCGCAAGGCGCGCACGGCCCGTACCTGCGGCGCCCTCCTCGCCGTCGCCGCGCTGCTCACCTCCGCCTGCTCCGCGGGTGCTTCGACGAATGCGGCCACCTCGGCCGCCGACGTGGCGCTGGCCGCGCTGCCGCGGTCGACGCCGGCCGCCCTCACGCCGTACTACGGACAGAAGGCGCCCTGGCACAGCTGCGGGGTCCCCGGTTTCGAGTGCGCCACGCTGAAGGTGCCGCTCGACTACGACAGGTCGGCCGACGGGGACGTCCGGCTGGCGGTCACCCGCAAGAAGGCCACCGGGCCGGGCAAGCGCCTCGGGTCGCTGTTCGTGAACCCGGGCGGACCGGGCGGCTCGGCGATCGGCTACCTCCAGGCGTACGCCGGGATCGGCTACCCGGCCGAGGTGCGGGCCCGCTACGACATGGTCGCGGTGGATCCGCGCGGGGTCGCCGGCAGCGAGCCCGTCGAGTGCCTCGACGGGCCGGACATGGACACGTACGCCCAGACGGACGTCACCCCCGACGACGCGCGCGAGACCACCGAACTCGTCGACGCCTACAAGAAGTTCGCGGAAGGATGCGGCGCGCACTCGGCGAAGCTGCTGCGGCATGTGTCGACGGTCGAGACGGCCCGGGACATGGACATCGTGCGGGCGGCACTCGGCGACGCGAAGCTGAACTACGTGGGGGCGTCGTACGGGACGTTCCTCGGGGCGACCTACGCGGGGCTGTTCCCCGGCCGCTCGGGGCGACTGGTGCTGGACGGCGCGATGGACCCCTCGCTGCCCGCGAGCCGGCTGAACCTCGACCAGACGGTGGGTTTCGAGACGGCGTTCCAGTCGTTCGCGAAGGACTGTGTGCAGCAGGCGGACTGCCCGCTCGGCACCAAGACCACGACGACCGCGCAGGCCGGCCGGCACCTCAGGACCTTCTTCACCAAGCTGGACGCGCACCCGATCCCCACCGGTGACGCGGACCGCCGCAGCCTCGGCGAGGCCCTCGCCACGACCGGCGTGATCGCGGCGATGTACGACGAGAGCTCCTGGGCCCAGCTGCGGGAGGCGCTCGGCTCGGCGATGAAGGAGAACGACGGCGCCGGGCTGCTGGTCCTCGCCGACAGCTACTACGCGCGGGGCGCCGACGGCCGCTACAGCAACCTGATGTCCGCCAACGCGGCCGTGAACTGCCTCGACCTCCCGCCCGCCTACGACAGTCCGGAGGCGGTCGAGAAGGCCGTCCCGACCTTCGAGAAGGCGTCCCCCGTCTTCGGCGAGGGCCTCGCCTGGGCCTCCCTCAACTGCGCGTACTGGCCGGTCGGGCCCACGGGCGAGCCGCACCGCATCAAGGCGGAGGGCGCCGCCCCGATCGTCGTGGTCGGTACCACCCGCGACCCGGCAACCCCCTACCGCTGGGCCCGCGCCCTGGCCGCCCAGCTCTCCTCGGCCCGCCTGCTCACCTACGAGGGCGACGGTCACACCGCCTACGGCCGCGGCAGCACCTGCATCGACTCCGCGATCGACGCGTATCTGCTCCGCGGCACCCCTCCCGTGGACGGCAAACGCTGCTCTTAG
- a CDS encoding tyrosine-type recombinase/integrase, whose translation MKGSTHRRCYCRDAHTGKPLGKQCPKLSSRKHGSYSIRQELPPREDGTRRSFSRAGYESLKAAQADLDHIRALLGLADTDDPEGMALIAAMLEEVGDEKSPLPDVEETRRRLKSGQDLIGRLTVGEWLDRWLDGKRIRKSGLSRYETDIRFHLKPRIGYHRLDRLRVSNLSDMFTAISDANAEILEQNAQRRAAVEELATVPWKGLDNRAHRKVMKTAIDAMPPFRRVTGPATRLRIKATLRSALNDAIGQQILTFNPAAHVELDPVRKPKALVWTDARVARWEQTGEKPSPVMVWTPEQTGAFLDFLAEDRLYAMWHLIAFRGLRRGEACAQPWSETNLDDHSLTVSAQLVQDGWEVETSEPKTDSGFRVVALDDDTVNVLKRHREQQDADREEWGTAWVETGMVFTQEDGSWLHPGKVTDLFERLVAASGLPPIRLHDLRHGAATLMLAAGIDVKIVSDTLGHSDTRITRDIYQSVLPQVGKNAAEATAKLVPLQRKTQAEEARQATKKAKNKAKAEARANKKSKRKKPKK comes from the coding sequence TTGAAGGGTTCCACCCACCGCCGCTGCTACTGCCGCGACGCCCACACCGGTAAGCCACTCGGTAAGCAGTGCCCGAAGCTCTCCAGCCGCAAGCACGGCTCGTACTCCATACGCCAGGAGCTCCCGCCCCGCGAGGACGGCACCCGCCGCTCCTTCAGCCGCGCCGGCTACGAGAGCCTCAAGGCCGCCCAGGCCGACCTCGACCACATACGCGCCCTGCTCGGCCTCGCCGACACCGACGACCCCGAGGGCATGGCGCTGATCGCCGCCATGCTGGAGGAGGTCGGCGACGAGAAGTCGCCACTGCCGGATGTCGAGGAGACCCGCCGGCGCCTGAAGTCCGGTCAGGACCTGATCGGTCGCCTGACCGTCGGCGAGTGGCTCGATCGGTGGCTCGACGGCAAGCGCATCCGCAAGTCGGGACTCAGCCGCTACGAGACCGATATCCGGTTCCATTTGAAGCCTCGGATCGGCTACCACCGTCTCGATCGGCTGCGCGTGAGCAATCTCAGCGACATGTTCACGGCCATCTCCGACGCCAATGCCGAGATCCTGGAGCAGAACGCCCAGCGCCGGGCCGCGGTCGAGGAGTTGGCCACCGTGCCGTGGAAGGGCTTGGACAACCGTGCCCACCGCAAGGTGATGAAGACGGCGATCGATGCCATGCCGCCGTTCCGGCGTGTGACCGGTCCGGCTACCAGGCTGCGTATCAAGGCCACGCTGCGGTCTGCGTTGAACGACGCGATCGGCCAGCAGATCCTCACCTTCAACCCGGCGGCGCACGTCGAGCTCGACCCCGTGCGCAAGCCGAAGGCCCTGGTGTGGACCGACGCACGGGTCGCCAGGTGGGAGCAGACGGGTGAGAAGCCCTCCCCCGTCATGGTCTGGACGCCCGAACAGACTGGCGCGTTCCTCGACTTCCTCGCGGAGGACCGGCTGTACGCGATGTGGCACCTGATCGCGTTCCGCGGTCTGCGGCGGGGCGAGGCATGCGCGCAGCCCTGGTCGGAGACCAACCTCGACGACCACTCCCTGACGGTCTCCGCCCAGCTCGTCCAGGACGGGTGGGAGGTCGAGACCTCCGAGCCCAAGACGGACAGCGGCTTCCGCGTGGTCGCGCTCGACGACGACACCGTCAACGTCCTGAAGCGGCACCGCGAACAACAGGACGCGGACCGCGAGGAGTGGGGAACGGCCTGGGTCGAGACCGGCATGGTCTTCACCCAGGAAGACGGATCCTGGCTGCACCCCGGCAAGGTGACCGACCTCTTCGAGCGCCTCGTCGCCGCCTCCGGGCTCCCGCCGATCCGGCTGCACGACCTCCGGCACGGGGCGGCCACGCTCATGCTCGCCGCCGGCATCGACGTGAAGATCGTGTCGGACACACTCGGGCACAGCGACACCCGAATCACGCGGGACATTTACCAGAGCGTCCTGCCACAGGTCGGCAAGAACGCGGCCGAGGCCACCGCCAAGCTGGTCCCGCTTCAGAGGAAGACCCAGGCGGAGGAGGCCCGTCAGGCCACCAAGAAGGCCAAGAACAAGGCGAAAGCCGAGGCCAGGGCCAATAAGAAGAGCAAGCGGAAGAAGCCCAAGAAGTAG
- a CDS encoding helix-turn-helix domain-containing protein, with amino-acid sequence MTQRGFDPGDDEDDVPEWVDQVMATVAAEVRRRRKELRMSAQDLADRCEEIGHPIPRNVIANMESGRRANLPLVDVLVLAEALHTYPICLLYPVGYVDRVQRLPLQHSDPTWDAMRWFTGDSEDFGMEDDMLRSFRAHIHHQRAALAALKGEKHERWKAETAPNQAEREEAVLAQADYAERALEAKYRLRSARAFIREDGGTPPHLPPELADVDPPVGNTDEENDL; translated from the coding sequence ATGACACAACGCGGTTTTGATCCTGGAGATGACGAGGACGACGTCCCCGAGTGGGTGGATCAGGTGATGGCCACGGTGGCCGCCGAGGTCCGTAGACGAAGGAAGGAGCTGCGCATGAGCGCCCAGGACCTGGCCGACCGCTGCGAGGAGATCGGCCATCCGATCCCGCGCAACGTGATCGCCAACATGGAGTCCGGCCGCCGCGCCAACCTGCCCCTGGTCGACGTCCTCGTCCTCGCCGAAGCCCTGCACACCTACCCGATCTGCCTGCTCTACCCCGTCGGCTACGTCGACCGAGTCCAGCGCCTTCCCCTGCAGCACTCCGACCCGACATGGGATGCCATGCGCTGGTTCACCGGCGACAGCGAGGACTTCGGCATGGAAGACGACATGCTCCGCTCCTTCCGCGCCCACATCCACCACCAGCGCGCCGCCCTGGCCGCCCTGAAAGGCGAGAAGCATGAGCGCTGGAAAGCCGAGACAGCACCCAACCAGGCAGAACGCGAGGAAGCCGTACTCGCCCAAGCCGACTACGCAGAAAGGGCGTTGGAAGCCAAGTACCGGCTCCGCAGCGCCCGCGCCTTCATCCGAGAAGACGGCGGCACACCACCGCACCTGCCACCGGAACTCGCCGACGTCGACCCACCCGTCGGCAACACCGATGAGGAGAATGATCTTTGA
- a CDS encoding DUF3631 domain-containing protein codes for MQPTTPEPYSAPGKAAWPTVAVPGWPGHAPEAAPAADGGALDTVPVDQPAEEAVPDPEPTYGSELLNELRAQIAQFVILPSQQALDAVTLWVAATHLQPAWQHAPRLAVVGPAKRCGKSRLLDVLTETVHEPMLTINTTPAATFRSITDEPPTLLVDEADTIFGTPKQAEKNEEMRGLLNAGHQRNRYVTRVVGNDHTPHRFATFAMAALAGIGDLPDTIMDRSVVIRMRRRAEGESVKPFRSRRDTPALHDLRDRIAAWTRPLLDEAADLEPAMPVEDRAADTWEPLVIVADLAAGPWPRLARAACAQMVAAEVAAEEDHPSSARILADIRRVFVAQREVDSLSTDELLHHLRQDLEGPWAEWGRKGLGPRELGSLLRDFDIRPGNVRLADGTQRKGYTRNKFLDAWRRYCPTVHPVDTGPARSEG; via the coding sequence GTGCAACCTACGACACCCGAGCCCTATTCCGCACCCGGCAAAGCGGCATGGCCGACCGTCGCGGTGCCCGGCTGGCCCGGCCACGCGCCCGAAGCCGCCCCGGCGGCCGACGGCGGGGCACTGGATACGGTTCCGGTGGATCAGCCCGCCGAGGAGGCGGTGCCAGACCCGGAGCCGACGTACGGCTCCGAGCTGCTGAACGAACTGCGTGCCCAGATAGCCCAGTTCGTGATCCTGCCCTCCCAGCAGGCGCTGGACGCGGTCACGCTGTGGGTCGCGGCGACGCACCTGCAGCCCGCGTGGCAGCACGCCCCGCGCCTTGCGGTGGTCGGGCCGGCGAAGCGGTGCGGCAAGTCACGGCTCCTGGACGTGCTGACCGAGACGGTCCACGAGCCGATGCTCACCATCAACACCACGCCGGCGGCCACCTTCCGCTCCATCACCGACGAACCGCCCACCCTGCTGGTGGACGAGGCCGACACCATCTTCGGCACGCCGAAGCAGGCGGAGAAGAACGAGGAGATGCGTGGCCTGCTCAACGCCGGCCACCAGCGCAACCGGTACGTCACCCGCGTCGTCGGCAACGACCACACCCCGCACCGGTTCGCCACCTTTGCCATGGCCGCCCTGGCCGGGATCGGCGACCTGCCCGACACGATCATGGACCGGTCGGTCGTCATCCGCATGCGCCGCCGGGCCGAGGGCGAGAGCGTCAAACCCTTCCGTTCCCGCCGCGACACCCCCGCCCTCCACGACCTGCGCGACCGCATCGCCGCATGGACGCGGCCGCTGCTCGACGAGGCCGCCGACCTGGAACCGGCGATGCCGGTGGAGGACCGTGCCGCCGATACCTGGGAGCCCCTGGTGATCGTCGCCGATCTCGCCGCCGGGCCCTGGCCCCGCCTCGCCCGCGCGGCGTGCGCGCAGATGGTGGCGGCCGAAGTGGCGGCCGAGGAGGATCACCCCAGCTCAGCGCGGATCCTGGCCGACATCCGGCGAGTCTTCGTCGCCCAGCGTGAGGTCGACAGCCTCTCCACGGACGAACTCCTGCACCATCTGCGCCAGGACCTGGAAGGCCCGTGGGCGGAGTGGGGTCGCAAGGGACTGGGCCCGCGTGAGCTCGGCTCGCTGCTGCGCGACTTCGACATCAGGCCCGGCAACGTCCGCCTCGCCGACGGCACCCAGCGCAAGGGCTACACGCGCAACAAGTTCCTCGATGCGTGGCGGCGCTACTGCCCGACCGTCCACCCGGTCGACACCGGCCCCGCGCGCAGCGAGGGCTGA
- a CDS encoding DUF2637 domain-containing protein, giving the protein MTSKQAAERYALVAAGVVIVALTAGGFWLSYAHLAEVAGQHGLKNSPVRQWAWPATLDAFIVAGELLMLRAGLRRVADGWAIALTATGSIGSIALNVAGVNGTGNAGAVPLLDYVVAAVPPTAALLAFGVLMRQIHQLVADPPDATERHNGLPEPAGLDVADGQADVARGSAEVAQGAATVTETPQSSAEPEDQKPSAVSDEYLAIARTAPLGRGDRASRRHIEATIRGKGLPIGRADAEKLKDVLQAELDEATCQRQDDLDMTPAGAP; this is encoded by the coding sequence ATGACGAGCAAGCAGGCTGCTGAGCGGTACGCGCTCGTCGCGGCGGGCGTTGTCATCGTGGCACTCACCGCCGGCGGGTTCTGGCTGTCGTACGCCCACCTCGCCGAGGTCGCCGGACAGCACGGCCTCAAGAACTCCCCGGTCCGTCAGTGGGCCTGGCCCGCGACCCTGGACGCCTTCATCGTCGCGGGTGAACTCCTCATGCTCCGCGCGGGTCTGCGCCGCGTCGCCGACGGCTGGGCCATCGCCCTCACCGCCACCGGATCGATCGGTTCCATCGCCCTCAACGTGGCCGGGGTCAACGGCACGGGCAACGCCGGCGCCGTGCCTCTCCTCGACTACGTGGTCGCCGCGGTTCCCCCGACAGCCGCGCTGCTGGCCTTCGGCGTCTTGATGCGGCAGATCCACCAGCTCGTCGCCGACCCACCCGACGCCACCGAACGCCACAACGGTCTCCCGGAGCCAGCAGGTCTCGACGTGGCGGACGGTCAGGCCGACGTGGCTCGGGGTTCTGCCGAGGTGGCGCAGGGCGCCGCCACTGTGACGGAAACCCCGCAGTCTTCCGCCGAGCCGGAAGACCAGAAGCCCAGCGCTGTGTCCGACGAGTACCTCGCGATTGCCCGCACCGCGCCACTGGGACGCGGAGACCGTGCCTCGCGCCGCCACATCGAAGCGACGATCCGCGGCAAGGGCCTCCCGATCGGCAGGGCCGACGCGGAAAAGCTCAAGGACGTCCTGCAAGCCGAACTCGATGAGGCCACCTGTCAGCGGCAGGACGACCTCGACATGACCCCCGCTGGCGCTCCCTGA